Proteins encoded by one window of Aphidius gifuensis isolate YNYX2018 linkage group LG2, ASM1490517v1, whole genome shotgun sequence:
- the LOC122848807 gene encoding glutathione S-transferase 1-like produces MVIDMYYHPMSSPCRAVMLTAEALGINFNYKIVDLLAGEKLTPEINPQETIPFMVDDDYSLSESRAIMCYLADQYGNQNTKLYPKSIRARALVHQRMHFDASTLYTAISNYYYPVVFRGQTEYVEANYEKMKDAFGILEKFLEDQATDFCAGSDLTIADLALIATVSTAEAFGFELDEYKKVAEWADKVKSSAPGYGNACDEGLEILKGLMAETSVE; encoded by the exons ATGGTAATTGATATGTACTATCATCCAATGAGTTCGCCATGTCGTGCTGTTATGCTAACAGCCGAGGCACTTggtataaatttcaattataaaattgtcgATTTATTAGCTGGTGAAAAATTGACACCAGAG ATAAATCCACAAGAGACAATTCCATTTATGGTTGATGACGACTACAGTTTAAGTGAAag tcGTGCTATAATGTGCTATTTAGCTGATCAATATGGTAATCAGAATACAAAATTGTATCCAAAAAGTATAAGAGCTCGTGCACTTGTTCATCAACGAATGCACTTTGATGCAAGCACACTTTACACTGCTATTTCAAATTACTAT tATCCAGTTGTATTTCGAGGTCAAACTGAGTATGTTGAAgctaattatgaaaaaatgaagGATGCTTTTggtatacttgaaaaatttttagaggATCAAGCTACTGATTTTTGTGCTGGTAGTGATTTAACAATTGCAGATTTAGCACTGATTGCAACTGTTTCAACAGCTGAA GCTTTTGGCTTTGAGCTCGATGAGTATAAAAAGGTTGCCGAATGGGCGGATAAAGTGAAAAGTTCGGCGCCTGGATACGGCAATGCTTGTGATGAAGGTCTTGAAATACTAAAGGGACTTATGGCTGAAACGAGTGTAGAATAA
- the LOC122848809 gene encoding unextended protein, which translates to MAHHVGRFLIPALIYIFLITILSSSSNGYSIKPASESRISNISMIKIININDKNISESYYEILVKHSDYLIVQVIGKNLDVIDTLTWSNDKNSCDKKNNSLIFILCTSDNNTAFYGLNKKQHYEVNEIYFCQKNVDGKATPINPGHQNPPKIRSKRDTANDTDVFKIHGFQIETKVEREEGIPRVLAESELVIRLFGIGLTENTLVGFTEKSNGYHCDSIVVGDYKINDVKDGYTGTITVVLPPNKETTTCYYMCAKRNKTNSDTNPYLHQGQDPFLRIQSQKKLLPLWLQITIIVVCLCFSSLFSGLNLGLMSMDRTELKILCNTGTEQEKKYAKKIQPVREHGNYLLCSILFSNVLVNSLFTILLDDLTQGFWAIIISTLSIVIVGEISPQAFCSRHGLCVGAKTIYITKLTMWLTLPLSYPTSMLLDFLLGEEIGNVYNRERLKELVKVTTGFNDLEKDEVNIISGALELRKKTVSNIMTKIEDVYMLDYNAILDFETVSDIMKSGYSRIPVYEGIRNNIITMLYIKDLAFVDPDDNTPLKTLCQYYQNPCNFVFEDVTLDVMFKQFKEGHKGHMAFVRRVNNEGEGDPFYEVIGLVTLEDVIEELIQAEIMDETDVFTDNRSKRKRLTTRSKMPDFTVFAEKKENHRIHISPQLTLATFQYLSTTVDSFKPELISETILRRLLKQDIIHHIKVKSREKARNDPLAVIYQQGQPVDYFVLILEGRVEVTVGQENLMFESGPFTYFGCQALSVNVVVAAESPLNANPQTLGSIQSINLDAILRHTFVPDYTVRAITEVFYVKVKRSLYLAAKRASLLERSQKDPSPSQDQFDDEVEKLLHSLDEDDHSPPTSPIAERIKEVAKNNGIQQQQQQQLQQQTNQSTATNTLPVSASPNTNSTFLSQQHPVGGPNGQLKNSPVKIQELSSVGGGGGDAQGKLDLDDEIANRQAQAALMLNNKKLTSTDDEEMMDLLSKQNCS; encoded by the exons ATGGCGCACCATGTTGGCCGATTTTTAATACCGgctttaatttacatttttttaattacaatattatcatcatcatcaaatggtTATTCAATAAAACCAGCTAGTGAATCAAGAATCTCAAATATtagtatgataaaaataataaatataaatgataaaaatataagtgaaagttattatgaaattttggTTAAACACagtgattatttaattgtgcaagttattggaaaaaatttgGATGTAATTGATACATTGACTTggtcaaatgataaaaattcatgtgataaaaaaaataatagtttaatatttattttatgtacatCTGATAATAATACAGCATTTTatggattaaataaaaaacaacattatGAGGTTAATGAGATCTATTTTTGTCAGAAAAATGTTGATGGTAAAGCTACGCCGATCAATCCTGGCCACCAAAACCCACCCAAAAT tcGGTCTAAACGAGATACAGCAAATGATACTGATGTTTTCAAGATACATGGTTTTCAAATTGAAACAAAAGTTGAACGAGAAGAAGGCATACCACGTGTTCTTGCTGAATCAGAGCTGGTAATACGTTTATTTGGTATTGGTCTTACTGAAAATACACTCGTTGGATTTACTGAAAAATCTAATGGATATCATTGTGATTCAATTGTCGTTGGTGATTATaag ataaatgATGTCAAAGATGGTTATACAGGAACAATAACAGTTGTACTACCACCAAATAAAGAAACAACTACATGTTATTATATGTGTGCTAAACGAAATAAAACTAATTCTGATACTAATCCGTATCTACATCAAGGCCAAGATCCATTTCTaaga attcaatcacaaaaaaaattactaccaCTTTGGctacaaataacaataattgttgtttgtttatgtttttcatCACTTTTTTCTGGACTTAATTTGGGTCTTATGTCAATGGATAGaactgaattaaaaattttatgtaatacTGGAAcagaacaagaaaaaaaatatgctaaaaaaattcaaccagTTAGAGAACATGGAAATTATTTACTatgttcaattttattttcaaatgtattagttaattcattatttacaaTTCTTCTTGATGATTTAACACAAGGTTTTTgggcaattattatttcaacattgtctattgttattgttggtgAAATTTCACCTCAA gctTTTTGTAGTCGTCATGGTCTTTGTGTTGGtgcaaaaacaatatatatcacTAAGCTAACAATGTGGTTGACTTTACCACTGAGTTATCCAACTAGTATgttattagattttttgttGGGTGAAGAAATTGGAAATGTTTATAATCGTGAACGTCTCAAGGAACTAGTAAAG gTAACAACTGGTTTTAATGATTTGGAAAAAGATGAAGTTAATATAATATCAGGTGCCTTggaattgagaaaaaaaactgtcTCTAATATTATGACTAAAATTGAAGATGTCTATATGCTTGATTACAATGCAATTCTTGACTTTGAAACAGTCTCGGACATCATGAAATcag gtTACTCAAGAATACCAGTATATGAAGGAATtcgaaataatataattactaTGCTTTATATAAAAGATTTGGCTTTTGTTGATCCTGATGACAATACTCCATTAAAAACACTttgtcaatattatcaaaatccatgtaattttgtttttgaagaTGTTACACTTGATGtcatgtttaaacaatttaaagaag gtcACAAAGGACACATGGCTTTCGTGCGAAGAGTTAATAATGAAGGAGAAGGTGATCCATTTTATGAGGTTATCGGTTTGGTCACGTTAGAAGATGTAATCGAGGAACTAATTCAAGCTGAAATTATGGATGAAACTGACGTTTTTA ctgATAATAGAAGTAAACGAAAAAGATTGACCACACGATCAAAAATGCCAGATTTCACTGTATTTGCTGAGAAAAAAGAGAATCATCGTATTCATATATCACCTCAATTGACCCTCGCTACTTTCCAATACTTATCAACAA ctGTTGACTCGTTTAAACCAGAATTGATATCTGAAACAATTTTACGTCGTCTATTAAAGCAAGATATAATTCATCATATTAAAGTTAAATCACGTGAAAAAGCAAGAAATGATCCACTTGCAGTGATTTATCAACAGGGACAACCTGtcgattattttgttttaatactTGAGGGACGTGTTGAAGTCACTGTTGgacaagaaaatttaatgtttgaAAGTGGTCCTTTTACATATTTTGGATGTCAAGCACTCAGTGTCAATGTCGTTGTTG ctGCAGAATCACCATTAAATGCAAATCCTCAAACATTGGGTAGTATCCAATCGATAAATTTGGATGCCATACTGCGTCATACATTTGTACCGGACTATACAGTTCGTGCAATTACAGAAGTATTTTATGTTAAAGTCAAAAGATCATTGTATTTGGCTGCAAAGCGTGCCTCACTTTTGGAAAGAAGCCAAAAAGATCCATCTCCAAGTCAAGATCAATTTGATGATGAAgttgaaaaa ttgCTTCATTCATTGGACGAGGATGATCATAGTCCACCTACGTCTCCCATTGCTGAGCGAATTAAAGAAGTAGCAAAAAATAATggaattcaacaacaacagcaacaacaacttCAACAGCAGACAAACCAATCAACAGCTACAAATACTTTGCCTGTCAGTGCAAGTCCAAAtacaaattcaacatttttgtCACAACAACATCCTGTTGGTGGACCCAatggacaattaaaaaattctcctGTTAAGATTCAAGAATTATCtagtgttggtggtggtggtggtgatgctCAGGGAAAACTTGATCTTGATGATGAAATAGCAAATCGTCAAGCTCAAGCAGCActtatgttaaataataaaaaattaacatctactgatgatgaagaaatgATGGACctattatcaaaacaaaattgttCTTAA
- the LOC122849432 gene encoding odorant receptor 67c-like encodes MWHPKTTQDAIISMTITVYTITAQSIGLIVMLIDIYYIFGDIRAIAFNIPVTVSIIQELFKMITFTINRGEVQSLNKYTEETFWKSKYDESEILILKKCNKVCIVSCEYDGGNLSLPFNVYFEASKYTPIFEICYFIQAASTIGVSVCSTAFCTYLFTINVYAAGLFQILQRKLIQTCQKYSYKKTNDGLTSSERTKLSYERLKKCIQHHQVMIKYMDTIEYLYSPINFIFAIGAVGTICLNGFQVVMGGENSFHRNALSIEFFIGSIVLLYMACYSCQKIFVESLAVGDNLYNANFYDLSNEEEGKYFRQALIFVIMRSQKPCVLTMWGFSVMSIEIFTKVLTKSMSFFTIFRQMLDESQEIS; translated from the exons ATGTGGCATCCAAAAACAACACAAGAtgcaattatttcaatgacaATTACAGTATACACAATTACAGCCCAATCAATTGGTTTAATTGTTATGCTTATTGacatttactatatttttggTGACATAcga gCAATTGCTTTTAACATACCAGTGACAGTATCAATTATTCAGgaactttttaaaatgattacatttacaattaatagaGGTGAAGTACAGTCTCTCAACAAATACACAGAAGAAACATTTTGGAAATCAAAATATGATGAGTCAGAAATTTTAATACtcaaaaaatgtaataaagtTTGCATTGTTTCTtgtg aatatGATGGTGGGAATTTATCATTGccatttaatgtttattttgaaGCAAGTAAATATACtccaatttttgaaatttgttatttcattcaG GCAGCATCAACAATTGGGGTATCTGTTTGTTCAACAGCATTttgtacatatttatttacaataaacgTCTACGCAGCTGGTTTATTTCAAATTCTTCAACGCAAACTTATACAGACTTGTCAAAAATATTCGTACAAAAAAACCAATGATGGTTTAACGAGTAGTGAGAgaacaaaattatcatatgAAAGACTGAAAAAATGCATACAACATCATCaagtgatgataaaatatatggaTACAATTGAATATCTATATAgtccaattaattttatctttgcAATTGGAGCTGTTGGTACGATATGCTTAAATGGCTTTCAAGTTGTGATG ggAGGTGAAAATTCTTTTCATCGTAATGCCTTGAGTATTGAGTTTTTTATTGGGTCAATTGTACTGCTTTATATGGCATGTTATtcatgtcaaaaaatatttgtcgaAAGTTTGGCGGTTGGTGATAATTTGTATAAtgcaaatttttatgatttatcaaacGAGGAAGAAGGAAAATATTTTCGACAGGCATTGATATTTGTCATTATGAGATCACAAAAACCATGTGTACTTACAATGTGGGGATTTTCCGTGATGTCAATTGAAATATTCACAAAG gTTTTAACAAAATCGATGTCTTTTTTCACAATATTCCGCCAAATGTTAGATGAATCACAAGAAATTTCTTag